Proteins encoded together in one SAR202 cluster bacterium window:
- a CDS encoding aminotransferase class V-fold PLP-dependent enzyme, translating to MPPRSWGDIYTGLGVRPVINAGGNTTEWGGSWVSPKVQEAMVRANESWISMGELLDKAGERIAELLGTEAAFPTAGCYSAMALAAAACIAGNDAERRRRLPDVSGLKHEIVILKPQMTGFARAYTVCGGKLVEAGSKEGCSVADIEKAIGPNTAGISYYVQEDWPATILPYADTVKLAHKHGLPVIVDGASRNYPLDFFRQTAQTGDLVCFSGKYLNAPQSIGFVTGKKDLVQAAHASGFPFGRSMKVDRQEIVGLVVAVEEWFSMNHEERFMVYNRRFDVIEKAVKGLANVNEAKVVRVTRFPGVTLHVTLNTQRLGKDAQSVVRALDAGNPRVRVLLGGPDTLNVNVHSLADGQAEVVAERLRAVLG from the coding sequence TTGCCACCCAGATCCTGGGGCGACATTTACACCGGGCTTGGAGTGCGGCCGGTCATAAACGCAGGCGGCAACACAACCGAATGGGGCGGCTCGTGGGTCTCCCCGAAGGTGCAGGAGGCGATGGTCCGCGCGAACGAGAGCTGGATATCGATGGGCGAGCTGCTTGACAAGGCGGGCGAGCGCATAGCCGAGCTGCTTGGCACGGAGGCTGCGTTTCCGACGGCGGGGTGTTATAGCGCGATGGCGCTCGCCGCCGCAGCCTGCATCGCGGGGAACGACGCCGAGAGGAGACGAAGGCTCCCGGACGTGTCGGGACTGAAGCACGAGATAGTGATCCTCAAGCCGCAGATGACCGGCTTCGCGCGAGCGTACACGGTCTGTGGCGGCAAGCTCGTTGAAGCAGGGTCCAAAGAGGGCTGCTCCGTCGCGGACATCGAGAAGGCGATTGGGCCTAACACGGCAGGAATCTCTTACTACGTGCAGGAAGACTGGCCGGCTACGATTCTGCCATACGCCGACACCGTCAAGCTGGCACACAAGCACGGCCTGCCGGTCATCGTCGACGGCGCGTCGCGCAACTATCCCCTGGACTTCTTCCGCCAGACCGCGCAGACGGGCGACCTGGTCTGCTTCTCCGGCAAGTACCTCAACGCACCGCAGTCCATAGGCTTCGTTACAGGCAAGAAAGACCTGGTGCAGGCCGCGCACGCCTCGGGCTTCCCGTTCGGCCGCAGCATGAAGGTAGACAGGCAGGAGATCGTCGGGCTGGTGGTGGCCGTGGAGGAGTGGTTCTCGATGAACCACGAAGAGCGATTCATGGTCTACAACCGCCGCTTCGACGTGATCGAAAAGGCGGTCAAGGGGCTCGCGAACGTAAATGAGGCGAAGGTTGTCCGCGTCACTCGCTTCCCGGGCGTCACGCTCCACGTCACGCTTAACACCCAGCGCCTTGGCAAGGACGCGCAGTCGGTCGTGAGGGCGCTGGACGCCGGCAACCCGCGCGTCCGCGTGCTGCTTGGAGGCCCGGACACCCTCAACGTCAACGTCCACTCGCTCGCGGACGGCCAGGCAGAGGTGGTGGCGGAGAGGCTGCGGGCAGTGTTGGGATAG
- a CDS encoding amidohydrolase/deacetylase family metallohydrolase: MAIKQYDLIVKNGHVIDTYAKVNGKRDVAFVGGKVAAVEESISSDLATETFDATGCIVSPGLIDLHVHAYWGVSGWGIMPDPVHIAKGVTTAVDAGSSGARTFPAFRKFIMEPAQTRLFALLHLSSMGLITDNKIGELMDMQWAEVDQAIACARKNRDMVVGIKIRMGRQMAAENDLEVMNRAKEAAEGFGGFIMMHISNHKTPLAELCSMLRPGDVVTHSFHGFEDGLVEDTGRLREGLLEAQRRGIIFDVGHGGGGFSFFTAENAMRQGLWPDNISTDLHTGSVNGPVHDLLTVMSKFMYLGLSVEDVVHRTTTTAAKILGKSATLGTLKPGAEGDAAIFKVEDGNFTFVDRILDWTKVGNTRWYPGKKVEAKQRLTHVKTVKAGAVYKPYMG, encoded by the coding sequence ATGGCTATCAAGCAATATGACCTCATCGTCAAGAACGGCCACGTCATAGACACCTATGCCAAAGTGAACGGCAAGCGCGACGTTGCATTCGTGGGCGGCAAGGTAGCCGCGGTTGAGGAGAGCATCTCATCGGATCTCGCAACCGAGACCTTCGACGCTACCGGGTGTATCGTATCGCCCGGCCTTATCGACCTGCACGTTCACGCCTACTGGGGCGTCTCCGGCTGGGGTATCATGCCGGACCCCGTTCACATCGCGAAGGGCGTCACGACGGCCGTGGACGCCGGCTCGTCCGGCGCGCGCACCTTCCCGGCCTTCCGCAAGTTCATCATGGAGCCCGCGCAGACGCGGCTGTTCGCGCTGCTGCACTTGTCGTCGATGGGCCTGATCACGGACAACAAGATCGGTGAGCTTATGGACATGCAGTGGGCGGAGGTGGACCAGGCCATCGCCTGCGCGCGCAAGAACCGAGACATGGTGGTGGGCATCAAGATACGCATGGGCCGCCAGATGGCCGCCGAGAACGATCTTGAAGTAATGAACCGCGCCAAGGAGGCGGCCGAGGGCTTTGGCGGCTTCATCATGATGCACATCTCCAACCACAAGACGCCGCTGGCGGAGCTCTGCTCAATGCTACGGCCCGGAGACGTCGTCACTCACTCCTTCCACGGCTTCGAGGACGGGCTGGTGGAGGACACGGGCCGCCTGCGCGAGGGACTGCTCGAAGCCCAGCGCCGCGGCATCATCTTCGACGTCGGCCACGGCGGCGGCGGCTTTTCTTTCTTCACCGCCGAGAATGCGATGCGCCAGGGACTCTGGCCGGACAACATCAGCACAGACCTGCACACCGGCAGCGTCAACGGCCCCGTCCACGACCTGCTCACGGTTATGTCCAAGTTCATGTACCTGGGCCTGTCCGTGGAGGACGTCGTCCACCGCACCACCACCACGGCTGCGAAAATCCTGGGTAAGAGCGCCACGCTGGGCACCCTCAAGCCCGGGGCTGAGGGCGACGCCGCGATCTTCAAGGTCGAGGACGGCAACTTCACATTCGTGGACCGCATACTGGACTGGACGAAGGTGGGGAACACCCGCTGGTACCCGGGCAAGAAGGTAGAGGCGAAGCAGCGCCTCACCCACGTGAAGACGGTCAAGGCCGGGGCGGTCTACAAGCCGTACATGGGGTGA
- a CDS encoding TIGR02391 family protein, producing the protein MWSWRPPKQCRTRSGCWRGVDADGSALVDRAFGTGTQGNPVIRFNKFDTGGERSEHAAFAQVLRGFLTAFRDIAMHGPTAKWTVEEAEAIEILTLASHLHRRLDRCEKAK; encoded by the coding sequence CTGTGGTCATGGAGGCCGCCAAAGCAGTGTCGGACAAGGTCAGGGTGCTGGCGGGGGGTGGACGCGGACGGCAGCGCGCTGGTGGACAGGGCCTTCGGCACGGGGACCCAGGGCAACCCGGTCATCAGATTCAACAAGTTCGATACGGGCGGCGAGCGCAGCGAGCACGCCGCCTTCGCGCAGGTGCTGCGCGGATTCCTCACCGCCTTCCGCGATATCGCAATGCACGGGCCGACGGCGAAGTGGACGGTCGAAGAGGCTGAGGCCATCGAAATCCTCACTCTTGCGTCCCACCTCCACCGCCGCCTTGACCGCTGCGAGAAGGCGAAGTAA
- a CDS encoding FAD-dependent oxidoreductase, whose product MCPKSQEASDMSDAITTDVLVIGAGGAGCRAAIEAAEQGARVTMLIKGRLGNSGCTLNVGTSCVVGLGGDRSDSIDASLRDLISYGGYLGDQELARILITETADRVREMEEWGIDFERNADGSIAMYHAAAHSHKRNFTFKSSAVVENAAGVGGAGAGPEYGSPPGMAMMDILVQQVLGRDIDILEDHVLVDLVKADGRVVGATALDMKSDRLTVINAKAVILATGTYSQIFEPTTVSPGESGDGHAAAYRAGAELIDMEAAQFVATSTGAPTGTVFLNTKGEAFLPRYGIEGHTSIPKEPLVYAVAREIMEGRGTPNGSIYLDLRPVFAGAGPKPWYVPIIEKRLNDAGIDPRKDLVESYPRSHTAIGGVRINARCETSAPGLYAAGAVAGGLYGVARPEGYTSMITLVYGRRAGLHAAQAVQNMAPPKLDDAAVDASRRRVSRIVGTAARLTPDEAIKQIKSATYKYAWVIKDERGLRQGLQEMRRIADASKTFKVADGYEHAKALEAHNMLLSAELLILGSLERKESRGAFFRHDYPKMDNANWLKNIVYSQVNGQLAMRTSTPEMKYVKPLDGPHAPAGRGFGGEVV is encoded by the coding sequence ATGTGTCCGAAATCCCAGGAGGCAAGCGATATGTCGGATGCCATAACCACGGACGTCCTTGTTATCGGCGCGGGGGGCGCCGGGTGCCGCGCGGCCATCGAAGCAGCGGAGCAGGGCGCGCGGGTGACGATGCTCATCAAGGGCCGACTGGGCAACAGCGGCTGCACACTGAATGTGGGGACGAGTTGCGTGGTGGGTTTGGGGGGAGACCGGAGCGACTCCATCGATGCGTCCTTGCGCGACCTTATCTCCTACGGGGGTTACCTGGGAGACCAGGAGCTGGCGCGCATACTGATAACGGAAACGGCGGACCGTGTGCGCGAGATGGAGGAATGGGGCATCGACTTCGAGCGCAACGCGGATGGCTCGATTGCGATGTACCATGCTGCCGCGCATAGCCACAAGCGCAACTTCACTTTCAAGAGCAGCGCCGTCGTTGAAAACGCCGCAGGCGTTGGCGGCGCGGGCGCCGGCCCGGAGTACGGCTCCCCGCCGGGAATGGCGATGATGGACATCCTAGTCCAGCAGGTGCTGGGACGGGATATCGACATCCTGGAGGACCATGTCCTCGTCGACCTGGTCAAGGCGGATGGCAGGGTCGTGGGCGCGACCGCCCTGGACATGAAGTCGGACCGGCTTACCGTCATAAACGCCAAAGCGGTCATTCTTGCTACCGGCACGTACAGCCAGATCTTCGAGCCGACGACCGTTTCCCCCGGGGAGTCAGGCGATGGGCATGCGGCGGCGTACCGGGCCGGCGCTGAGCTGATCGATATGGAGGCCGCCCAGTTTGTGGCGACCTCAACCGGCGCGCCGACCGGCACGGTGTTTCTAAACACCAAGGGCGAGGCGTTCTTGCCCCGGTACGGTATCGAGGGGCACACATCAATTCCCAAAGAGCCGCTCGTCTACGCCGTGGCCCGGGAAATCATGGAGGGCCGGGGGACCCCGAACGGCTCTATTTACCTCGATTTAAGGCCAGTCTTTGCCGGCGCCGGCCCCAAGCCCTGGTATGTGCCGATCATCGAGAAGCGGCTCAATGACGCGGGGATCGACCCTCGTAAGGACCTCGTGGAATCGTACCCGCGCTCTCACACGGCAATTGGGGGCGTCCGTATCAACGCGCGGTGCGAAACGAGCGCGCCCGGCCTGTACGCGGCGGGCGCAGTCGCCGGCGGACTGTACGGCGTCGCCAGGCCGGAGGGGTACACGTCTATGATCACGCTGGTGTACGGTCGGCGCGCCGGGCTTCACGCCGCCCAGGCCGTGCAGAATATGGCGCCGCCAAAGCTGGACGACGCGGCAGTGGACGCCAGCCGGAGGAGGGTGTCGCGCATAGTCGGCACGGCCGCGCGCTTGACCCCGGACGAAGCAATCAAGCAGATAAAATCGGCCACTTACAAATACGCCTGGGTTATCAAGGACGAGCGCGGCCTGCGGCAGGGGTTGCAGGAGATGCGCCGCATCGCGGACGCCTCAAAGACCTTCAAGGTGGCTGACGGTTATGAGCATGCGAAGGCGCTGGAAGCGCACAACATGCTATTGTCCGCGGAGCTACTCATCCTGGGGAGCCTGGAGCGCAAGGAGAGCAGGGGGGCGTTCTTCCGCCACGACTACCCAAAGATGGACAACGCCAACTGGCTCAAGAACATCGTTTACTCGCAGGTGAACGGACAGCTTGCCATGCGCACGTCCACGCCCGAGATGAAGTACGTCAAGCCTCTGGACGGCCCTCACGCCCCGGCTGGCCGCGGCTTCGGCGGCGAAGTAGTGTAG
- a CDS encoding amidohydrolase/deacetylase family metallohydrolase: MADPVNTQLAYDLLIKGGKVVDPSQGLSGIMDVAMTAGKVAAIQPEIPAVNARETLDATGMIVTPGLIDLHVHAYWGVSCYGMEPDIGNISRGVTTAVDAGSAGARTFPGFRRYVMERADTRLYALINISSMGMIAPHIREVDDMRWLDVKEAVRCALDNRDLIIGVKCRPSNTRVIHDDIEIMKRTTDVAEGIGGFVMVHVKTTTHSLDVLTAMLRPGDVVTHAFHGAVEGGILDKDGKVIEGLRADQKRGVIFDVGHGSGSFSFAVAQKALEQGFDIGNISSDLWNDNFDKKVFDQVTTLSKFLNMGMTLEQVVSRSTDITARIMKMKGRIGTLRPGAEGDASILAMDEGDFTFHDSGNKVLKGTKKLRHAKTVKGGKVYRPWLKPTG, from the coding sequence ATGGCCGATCCTGTCAATACTCAGCTGGCGTACGACCTGCTCATCAAGGGGGGCAAGGTGGTGGACCCTTCCCAGGGTTTGAGCGGCATCATGGATGTGGCAATGACAGCCGGGAAGGTAGCCGCCATCCAGCCCGAGATACCTGCCGTCAATGCGCGGGAGACCCTTGATGCCACGGGGATGATCGTCACGCCGGGCCTCATCGATCTGCATGTGCACGCGTACTGGGGTGTGTCGTGCTACGGCATGGAGCCGGACATCGGCAATATTTCTCGCGGGGTCACTACAGCGGTCGATGCCGGGTCCGCCGGGGCGCGGACATTCCCCGGCTTCCGGCGGTACGTGATGGAGCGGGCGGACACACGCCTGTACGCGCTCATCAACATTTCATCCATGGGCATGATCGCGCCGCACATCCGCGAGGTGGACGACATGCGATGGCTGGACGTGAAGGAAGCGGTCCGGTGCGCGCTGGACAACCGCGATCTCATCATAGGCGTCAAGTGCAGGCCGTCCAACACCAGGGTAATTCACGACGACATCGAGATCATGAAGCGGACGACAGACGTTGCTGAAGGCATAGGCGGCTTCGTGATGGTGCACGTGAAGACGACGACGCACTCCCTGGACGTGCTGACGGCGATGCTGCGCCCCGGCGACGTGGTGACGCATGCCTTCCACGGCGCCGTGGAGGGCGGCATACTGGACAAGGACGGCAAGGTCATCGAAGGGTTGCGGGCGGACCAGAAGCGAGGGGTGATCTTCGATGTGGGCCACGGGAGCGGCAGCTTCTCCTTCGCCGTGGCTCAGAAGGCACTGGAGCAGGGCTTCGACATAGGCAACATCAGCAGCGATCTCTGGAATGACAACTTCGACAAGAAGGTTTTTGACCAGGTGACTACCCTTTCGAAGTTCCTGAACATGGGGATGACCCTGGAGCAGGTGGTGAGCCGGTCCACGGACATAACCGCGCGGATAATGAAGATGAAGGGGCGTATAGGGACGCTCAGGCCGGGGGCGGAAGGGGATGCTTCGATACTCGCGATGGACGAGGGGGACTTCACGTTCCACGATTCCGGCAACAAGGTGCTGAAGGGCACGAAGAAGCTGCGGCACGCGAAGACGGTGAAGGGCGGCAAGGTGTACAGGCCCTGGCTGAAGCCGACAGGGTAG